A single region of the Syngnathus acus chromosome 6, fSynAcu1.2, whole genome shotgun sequence genome encodes:
- the morf4l1 gene encoding mortality factor 4-like protein 1 isoform X2, translating into MAPKQDPKPKFQEGERVLCFHGPLLYEAKCVKINVKEKQIKYFIHYSGWNKNWDEWVPESRVLKYVDSNLQKQKELQKANQDHYVEGRMRGAAPNKKIPATSQKNDVKTKKNKQKTPGPGEGPSSVSDPTHPPRKKRARVDPTVESEETFINRVEVKVKIPEELKPWLVDDWDLITRQKQLFHLPAKKNVDTVLEDYANYKKSRGTSDSKEFAVSEVVAGVREYFNVMLGTQLLYKFERPQYADILANHPDTSMSQIYGAPHLLRLFGKAAYTLAPTFL; encoded by the exons ATGGCGCCGAAACAGGACCCGAAACCTAAATTTCAAGAAG GTGAAAGAGTGCTGTGTTTTCATGGGCCATTGCTCTACGAAGCTAAG TGTGTTAAGATAAACGTCAAGGAGAAACAAATCAAGTACTTCATTCATTACAGCGGGTGGAATAAAAA TTGGGACGAATGGGTTCCTGAGAGTAGAGTTCTGAAGTATGTGGACAGCAATCTGCAAAAACAGAAAGAGCTTCAGAAGGCCAACCA AGACCATTATGTTGAAGGAAGAATGAGGGGTGCTGCACCGAATAAGAAGATACCCGCGACGTCACAAAAAAACGACGT GAAAACCaagaagaacaaacaaaaaa CTCCTGGTCCAGGAGAAGGTCCGAGTTCAGTCAGTGATCCCACGCACCCTCCACGAAAGAAGAGGGCTCGCGTTGACCCCACTGTTGAAAGT GAGGAGACCTTTATAAACAGAGTGGAAGTTAAAGTCAAAATTCCCGAAGAGCTAAAACCTTGGCTTGTAGATGACTGGGATCTGATTACACGGCAAAAGCAG ctCTTCCATCTGCCTGCCAAGAAGAACGTTGACACAGTGCTTGAAGATTATGCAAACTACAAGAAATCGAGAGGAACCTCGGACAGCAA GGAGTTTGCGGTGAGCGAGGTCGTCGCCGGCGTGCGGGAATATTTCAACGTCATGCTGGGCACGCAGCTGCTCTACAAATTTGAGAGGCCACAGTACGCAGACATCTTGGCCAACCACCCAGATACGTCCATGTCGCAGATCTACGGCGCCCCGCACCTCTTAAGGCTCTTTGGTAAAGCAGCTTACACATTAGCTCCAACCTTTCTATGA
- the morf4l1 gene encoding mortality factor 4-like protein 1 isoform X1, producing MAPKQDPKPKFQEGERVLCFHGPLLYEAKCVKINVKEKQIKYFIHYSGWNKNWDEWVPESRVLKYVDSNLQKQKELQKANQDHYVEGRMRGAAPNKKIPATSQKNDVKTKKNKQKTPGPGEGPSSVSDPTHPPRKKRARVDPTVESEETFINRVEVKVKIPEELKPWLVDDWDLITRQKQLFHLPAKKNVDTVLEDYANYKKSRGTSDSKEFAVSEVVAGVREYFNVMLGTQLLYKFERPQYADILANHPDTSMSQIYGAPHLLRLFVRIGAMLAYTPLDEKSLALLLTYLQDFLKYLVKNSATLFSASDYEVAPPEYHRKAV from the exons ATGGCGCCGAAACAGGACCCGAAACCTAAATTTCAAGAAG GTGAAAGAGTGCTGTGTTTTCATGGGCCATTGCTCTACGAAGCTAAG TGTGTTAAGATAAACGTCAAGGAGAAACAAATCAAGTACTTCATTCATTACAGCGGGTGGAATAAAAA TTGGGACGAATGGGTTCCTGAGAGTAGAGTTCTGAAGTATGTGGACAGCAATCTGCAAAAACAGAAAGAGCTTCAGAAGGCCAACCA AGACCATTATGTTGAAGGAAGAATGAGGGGTGCTGCACCGAATAAGAAGATACCCGCGACGTCACAAAAAAACGACGT GAAAACCaagaagaacaaacaaaaaa CTCCTGGTCCAGGAGAAGGTCCGAGTTCAGTCAGTGATCCCACGCACCCTCCACGAAAGAAGAGGGCTCGCGTTGACCCCACTGTTGAAAGT GAGGAGACCTTTATAAACAGAGTGGAAGTTAAAGTCAAAATTCCCGAAGAGCTAAAACCTTGGCTTGTAGATGACTGGGATCTGATTACACGGCAAAAGCAG ctCTTCCATCTGCCTGCCAAGAAGAACGTTGACACAGTGCTTGAAGATTATGCAAACTACAAGAAATCGAGAGGAACCTCGGACAGCAA GGAGTTTGCGGTGAGCGAGGTCGTCGCCGGCGTGCGGGAATATTTCAACGTCATGCTGGGCACGCAGCTGCTCTACAAATTTGAGAGGCCACAGTACGCAGACATCTTGGCCAACCACCCAGATACGTCCATGTCGCAGATCTACGGCGCCCCGCACCTCTTAAGGCTCTTTG TGCGAATCGGAGCCATGTTGGCTTATACTCCCCTGGATGAGAAGAGCCTGGCACTGCTGCTCACCTACCTGCAAGATTTCCTCAA GTACCTCGTCAAGAACTCTGCGACACTCTTCAGCGCCAGCGACTACGAGGTGGCCCCGCCGGAGTACCACCGAAAGGCCGTTTGA